The following are from one region of the Halarcobacter sp. genome:
- a CDS encoding peptidylprolyl isomerase, whose translation MISWMQRHKKWLVITIWISTIAFVGAGFVGWGSYDYGSKGGAVAVVGDREVSVDEYQREYSSLYDQYAKIFGEQFNQEMADKLNLRQVAYNMAIQKNLILSFADELGLAVTDEEVAKELVKIPGFIKDGKFDKDTYIKVLNQNRTNPTKFEASLKRDLLLQKVEKIFSIEAQKNEIENLNKLLFSEDDINIEILSLDDVNIEITDEKIKNYWEANKDNYKSQPAVKLEIDEIALTTNTFSDDEISSHYNKFKTDFIKEDGKLKTLDEAKEDVVTALNEKATKRVALKKYLKLKKDEEKFEQTLEMVEANLPYGEENNAEILNAVPGDVLKPFIYNGKYLIVKVVNKVPPKTLSFEDAKDMAKVDYEKVTRGIELEKLATSKLKDFEGTHVGFVSRNSFNKIEGLNANDALTFLNKLFSTTEKVGKITLADKIVLYRINDSKLASYDETKDEAVKSTMDKLLNQELMNNLVKNLENRYEVQSSINFEE comes from the coding sequence ATGATAAGTTGGATGCAAAGACATAAAAAATGGCTTGTAATAACTATTTGGATAAGTACAATAGCGTTTGTAGGAGCAGGTTTTGTTGGCTGGGGCTCTTATGATTATGGTTCAAAAGGTGGAGCTGTAGCTGTTGTAGGAGATAGAGAAGTAAGTGTTGATGAATATCAAAGAGAATATTCATCTTTATATGATCAATATGCAAAAATTTTTGGTGAACAGTTTAATCAAGAGATGGCTGATAAATTAAACTTAAGACAAGTTGCATACAATATGGCTATACAAAAAAATCTTATTTTATCTTTTGCTGATGAATTAGGACTTGCAGTAACAGATGAAGAGGTTGCAAAAGAGCTTGTTAAGATACCAGGATTTATAAAAGATGGTAAGTTTGACAAAGATACATACATAAAAGTTTTAAATCAAAATAGAACAAATCCAACAAAATTTGAAGCTTCATTAAAAAGAGATTTATTATTACAAAAAGTGGAAAAAATATTTAGTATTGAAGCTCAAAAAAATGAGATTGAAAACTTAAATAAACTTTTATTTTCTGAAGATGATATAAATATTGAAATTTTAAGTTTAGATGATGTAAATATTGAGATTACTGATGAAAAAATTAAAAACTACTGGGAAGCAAACAAAGATAACTATAAATCACAACCAGCAGTTAAATTAGAGATTGATGAAATCGCTTTGACAACTAATACTTTTTCTGATGATGAAATCTCTAGTCATTATAATAAGTTTAAAACAGATTTTATTAAAGAAGATGGAAAACTTAAAACTTTAGATGAAGCAAAAGAAGATGTTGTAACAGCTTTAAATGAAAAAGCTACAAAAAGAGTTGCTTTAAAAAAATATTTAAAACTTAAAAAAGATGAAGAGAAGTTTGAACAAACTTTAGAGATGGTTGAAGCAAACTTACCTTACGGTGAAGAAAACAATGCAGAGATTTTAAATGCAGTTCCTGGTGATGTTTTAAAACCATTTATTTATAATGGTAAATATCTAATTGTAAAAGTTGTAAATAAAGTTCCTCCAAAAACTTTATCTTTTGAAGATGCTAAAGATATGGCTAAAGTTGATTATGAAAAAGTTACTAGAGGAATAGAACTTGAAAAACTTGCAACAAGTAAATTAAAAGATTTTGAAGGAACTCATGTAGGTTTTGTTTCAAGAAATTCATTTAATAAAATTGAAGGTCTTAATGCAAATGATGCTTTAACATTTTTAAATAAACTTTTTTCAACTACTGAAAAAGTAGGTAAAATAACTCTTGCTGATAAAATTGTACTTTACAGAATAAATGATTCAAAATTAGCTTCATATGATGAAACTAAAGATGAAGCAGTTAAAAGCACAATGGATAAACTATTAAATCAAGAGTTAATGAATAATTTAGTAAAAAATTTAGAGAATAGATATGAAGTGCAATCTTCAATAAATTTTGAGGAGTAA
- a CDS encoding AAA family ATPase translates to MENDQEQEKLFNLSGVLKKVLYTNDETKYVIAILENNQKICGTYFDTDIEKLVGEEILLKGDWTTHKKYGVQFQFQTLELKEAEIFFFLTKIVKGVGKKFAHELLEEYSEDELVEILNERPGELLKFKGIKEKKLDKIVSSWNKFKHLRELGSFLSKFGVTSNLINKIYSHFSEVDDLIGKIKKNPYMLIHIKGIGFKRADEIAKALGIDPKSEFRINACINYTLREFCDNNGNSSIDKSHLYKLLDEALNFRDEDILYENSITKMLVEEDIFQTQENRLAPSMLYYAERRILEFFQRRKDEKNKKIVANFDEYIKKKESSLGFELSEEQKKAVEIINEGSNTLFLIGYAGTGKSTSSRAVLQLLEEVVSYDDIITIALSGIASQRISDTTGYNSSTIQSLFVKFEDKEFFPHRVILLDEASMVNSVMFYNLIKKISDDAVFIIVGDDGQLPAIGAGNILADAIKYELAPICKLTKIYRQSENQAIAVIANDIRQGNIPEYSKNYDDFKFINVSINNYYAVKNSLKQTEFSNVRAQISENILNTVLNISTHYIQKYYDYIKQKDISKALTLFQVITPMKAGPLGVENLNMQLQTLFNHSKGKAYKSKLYEFKMSDKVIHIKNENMKAQTMQMYKANSTEYLEKRVFNGQLGLIIKLDFEENKCIVLYPNDDMVVFYDFDDLSSLLSLAYCLTIHKTQGMEYENALIPMSFSHYIMHNTKLLYTAITRAKDMCFIVGEEDAFKSACKRIETTRRESVINDLLSKKN, encoded by the coding sequence ATGGAAAATGACCAAGAGCAAGAGAAACTTTTTAATCTAAGTGGAGTATTAAAAAAGGTTCTTTATACAAATGATGAAACAAAATATGTAATTGCAATTTTAGAAAACAATCAAAAAATATGTGGTACTTACTTTGATACTGATATTGAAAAATTAGTAGGTGAAGAGATCCTTTTAAAAGGGGATTGGACTACCCACAAAAAATATGGAGTGCAATTTCAATTTCAAACTTTAGAATTAAAAGAAGCAGAGATATTTTTCTTCTTAACTAAAATAGTAAAAGGTGTAGGTAAAAAATTTGCCCATGAATTACTTGAAGAATATAGTGAAGATGAATTAGTTGAGATATTAAATGAAAGACCAGGTGAGCTTTTAAAGTTTAAAGGGATAAAAGAAAAGAAACTTGATAAGATAGTTTCATCTTGGAATAAATTTAAACACTTAAGAGAATTAGGCTCATTTCTTTCAAAATTTGGTGTTACTTCAAATCTTATAAATAAAATCTATTCCCATTTTAGTGAAGTTGATGATTTAATAGGAAAAATTAAAAAAAATCCATATATGCTTATACATATAAAAGGTATTGGTTTTAAAAGAGCTGATGAGATAGCAAAAGCTTTAGGAATAGACCCTAAATCTGAGTTTAGAATAAATGCTTGTATAAACTACACTTTGAGGGAGTTTTGTGATAACAACGGAAACTCTTCAATAGATAAGTCTCATCTATATAAGCTTTTAGATGAAGCTTTAAATTTTAGAGATGAAGATATTTTATATGAAAACTCTATTACTAAAATGTTAGTTGAAGAGGATATTTTTCAAACCCAAGAAAATAGATTGGCTCCTTCTATGCTTTATTATGCAGAGCGAAGAATTTTAGAGTTCTTCCAAAGAAGAAAAGATGAAAAAAATAAAAAAATAGTTGCCAATTTTGATGAATATATAAAAAAGAAAGAATCAAGTCTAGGGTTTGAATTAAGTGAAGAGCAGAAAAAAGCCGTAGAGATTATAAATGAAGGAAGTAATACTCTTTTTCTAATAGGTTATGCAGGAACAGGTAAATCAACTTCGAGTAGGGCAGTTTTACAATTACTTGAAGAGGTAGTTTCTTATGATGATATTATAACTATTGCATTAAGTGGTATCGCTAGTCAAAGAATCTCTGATACAACAGGATATAATAGTTCAACTATTCAATCTTTATTTGTAAAATTTGAAGATAAAGAGTTTTTCCCACATAGAGTAATACTTTTAGATGAAGCTTCAATGGTAAACTCTGTGATGTTTTATAATCTTATAAAAAAGATTTCAGATGATGCTGTTTTTATAATTGTTGGGGATGATGGACAGTTGCCAGCAATTGGAGCAGGGAATATTTTAGCTGATGCTATAAAATATGAATTAGCACCGATTTGTAAATTAACAAAAATATATAGACAAAGTGAAAATCAAGCAATTGCAGTAATTGCAAACGATATTAGACAAGGAAATATTCCTGAGTATTCTAAAAATTATGATGATTTTAAATTTATTAATGTATCTATAAACAATTATTATGCAGTAAAAAACAGTTTAAAACAAACAGAGTTTTCAAATGTTAGGGCACAAATTAGTGAAAATATATTAAATACTGTATTAAATATCTCAACACATTATATACAAAAATATTATGATTATATAAAACAAAAAGATATTTCTAAAGCTTTAACACTTTTTCAAGTTATTACACCTATGAAAGCAGGTCCTTTAGGAGTTGAAAATTTGAATATGCAACTTCAAACACTTTTTAATCATTCTAAGGGAAAAGCTTACAAATCAAAACTATATGAGTTTAAAATGAGTGATAAAGTTATTCATATAAAAAATGAAAATATGAAAGCTCAAACTATGCAAATGTATAAGGCTAATTCGACAGAATACTTAGAAAAAAGGGTATTTAACGGGCAATTAGGACTTATAATCAAATTAGATTTTGAAGAAAACAAATGCATAGTTTTATATCCAAATGATGATATGGTAGTATTTTATGATTTTGATGACTTAAGTTCTTTATTATCTTTGGCATATTGTTTAACTATCCATAAAACGCAAGGGATGGAGTATGAAAATGCACTTATTCCTATGAGTTTTTCTCACTATATAATGCATAATACAAAGCTTTTATATACAGCAATTACAAGGGCAAAGGATATGTGTTTTATTGTTGGAGAAGAGGATGCTTTTAAAAGTGCATGTAAAAGAATAGAAACAACTAGGCGTGAGTCTGTAATAAATGATCTATTATCGAAAAAAAATTAG
- a CDS encoding DnaJ C-terminal domain-containing protein, whose product MSKSLYETLEVSEGASADEIKKAYRKLARKYHPDVNKDPQAEEKFKEINAAYEVLSDAEKKQQYDQFGDSMFGGQNFHDFARGQGSGVDLDEILRQMFGAGGGFGSSGFSQGGFSGFNGFGNQGFGEPDLDTQAQITIPFDVSVLGGKQHISLNNDSFDIKIPEGISNGQKIRAKGKGKSYQGQRGDLIIKVNVATSPEYEREGSTLTKSFDVPLKTALFGGKVEIKTIHKTITLKVPENTKQNQRFRVKELGVLDRKAGVKGDLYLKANIVLPKVDSLDEDLIEVLKEKLPETI is encoded by the coding sequence ATGTCAAAAAGTTTATATGAAACGCTAGAAGTATCTGAAGGTGCTTCTGCAGATGAAATAAAAAAAGCTTATAGAAAATTAGCAAGAAAATATCACCCTGATGTAAATAAAGACCCTCAGGCAGAAGAAAAATTTAAAGAGATAAATGCTGCCTATGAAGTTCTTAGTGATGCTGAGAAAAAGCAACAATATGATCAGTTTGGTGATTCAATGTTTGGTGGTCAAAACTTCCATGACTTTGCAAGAGGTCAAGGATCTGGTGTTGATTTAGATGAGATATTAAGACAAATGTTTGGTGCTGGAGGAGGATTTGGTTCATCTGGATTCTCTCAAGGTGGTTTTAGTGGATTTAATGGTTTTGGAAATCAAGGTTTTGGTGAACCAGACCTTGATACACAAGCTCAAATAACAATACCTTTTGACGTATCAGTACTTGGAGGTAAACAACATATCTCTTTAAATAATGATTCATTTGATATAAAGATACCTGAAGGTATTTCAAATGGGCAAAAAATAAGAGCAAAAGGCAAAGGTAAATCTTATCAAGGACAAAGGGGTGATTTGATTATTAAAGTTAATGTTGCAACTAGTCCTGAATATGAAAGAGAAGGTTCAACATTAACTAAATCTTTTGATGTACCTTTAAAAACTGCTCTATTTGGAGGTAAAGTTGAAATTAAAACAATACACAAAACTATAACTTTAAAGGTGCCTGAAAACACTAAACAAAATCAAAGATTTAGAGTTAAAGAGCTAGGTGTATTAGATAGAAAAGCTGGAGTAAAAGGGGACTTATATTTAAAAGCAAATATAGTTTTACCTAAAGTAGATAGTTTAGATGAAGATTTAATTGAAGTATTAAAAGAGAAACTTCCTGAAACAATTTAA
- the ftsZ gene encoding cell division protein FtsZ, with the protein MNENLFNVDDIKVEMPSKTLSDNIAKISVIGVGGGGCNMINHMINEGTHKIDLIAANTDLQVLRISKAPKKIQLGLKLTKGLGAGMKPEIGRDSAVESYEDIKDSLKGADIVFIAAGLGGGTGTGAAAIIAKAAKEIGALTVSVVTKPFTWEGKKRAGLANLGLEEIKKISDSIIVVPNDRLLEIIDENVGMKDAFKIIDNILYQAVNGMTEVILNPGNSDINTDFADVKTIMQHKGMALMGIGKAKGENAAQKALEDAIDSPLLDKVSLSGAKGILIHFNTHPQVSLFAINDVMSKIHETIDSNAEIIFGTTSDSTLETDEVKITIVATGFESKNDTPFETKPVEEDKSKKVSPDDENYLDIPPLMRDYKVQYQLA; encoded by the coding sequence ATGAACGAAAATTTATTTAATGTGGATGATATAAAAGTGGAAATGCCTAGTAAAACTCTTTCGGATAATATAGCTAAAATTTCAGTAATTGGAGTTGGTGGTGGTGGTTGTAATATGATCAACCACATGATAAATGAGGGAACTCATAAGATAGACTTAATTGCTGCAAATACAGATTTACAGGTATTAAGAATATCAAAAGCACCAAAGAAAATTCAACTTGGATTAAAGCTAACAAAAGGACTTGGTGCAGGAATGAAACCAGAAATTGGTAGAGATTCTGCTGTTGAAAGTTATGAAGATATTAAAGATTCATTAAAAGGTGCTGATATTGTATTTATTGCTGCTGGACTTGGTGGTGGTACTGGTACAGGAGCTGCTGCAATTATAGCTAAAGCTGCAAAAGAGATTGGTGCTTTAACTGTTTCTGTTGTAACAAAACCATTTACATGGGAAGGTAAAAAAAGAGCAGGGTTGGCAAATCTTGGTCTTGAAGAGATTAAAAAAATATCTGATTCTATAATTGTTGTGCCAAACGACAGGTTATTAGAGATTATTGATGAAAATGTTGGTATGAAAGATGCTTTCAAAATCATTGATAATATTCTTTACCAAGCAGTAAATGGTATGACTGAAGTTATTTTAAATCCTGGAAATTCAGATATTAATACTGACTTTGCTGATGTTAAAACTATTATGCAACATAAAGGTATGGCATTAATGGGTATTGGTAAAGCAAAAGGGGAAAATGCAGCACAAAAAGCTTTAGAGGATGCTATTGATTCACCACTACTTGACAAAGTTTCATTAAGTGGTGCAAAAGGTATTCTTATTCATTTTAATACTCACCCTCAAGTTTCATTATTTGCTATTAATGATGTTATGTCTAAAATTCACGAAACTATTGATTCAAATGCTGAGATTATATTTGGTACAACTTCAGATAGTACACTTGAAACAGATGAAGTTAAAATTACAATAGTAGCTACTGGTTTTGAATCTAAAAATGATACACCTTTTGAAACCAAACCTGTAGAGGAAGACAAATCTAAAAAAGTTTCACCTGATGATGAAAACTATTTAGATATTCCACCTTTAATGAGAGATTATAAAGTCCAATATCAATTGGCATAA
- a CDS encoding heat shock protein transcriptional repressor HspR, translating into MDTNAYNEPVYLISAVAEILNIHPQTLRQYEREGLIKPSRTNGKIRLYSQKDIDHIKYVLTLTRELGINLAGVDLILQLNEKITLLEEEVEVHKKKLKDINKFGLVPNSKALVIKKSSYDVVIFEE; encoded by the coding sequence ATGGATACAAATGCATATAATGAACCAGTATATTTAATCTCTGCAGTTGCTGAGATTTTAAATATCCATCCTCAAACACTAAGACAATATGAAAGAGAGGGCTTAATTAAACCCTCTCGAACTAATGGAAAAATAAGACTTTACTCTCAAAAAGATATAGATCATATAAAATATGTTTTAACTTTGACTAGAGAATTAGGTATAAATTTAGCTGGAGTTGATTTAATTTTACAATTAAATGAAAAAATTACTCTTTTGGAAGAGGAAGTTGAAGTACATAAAAAGAAACTAAAAGACATAAATAAATTTGGACTAGTACCAAACTCTAAAGCCTTGGTGATTAAAAAAAGCTCTTATGATGTAGTAATTTTTGAAGAGTAG
- the ftsA gene encoding cell division protein FtsA — protein MNKTLLAIDIGSSNITAVIARNNLDYKINILGTGSYKSDGINKGVISNIELASKSIKEAVSLARKNTTEQIESTVVSISGSYTKGLRSSGSVNIPNGLITENEINQVMQMALYNATIIPEYEVVHVIPIFFKIDDSADVENPLNMNGSRLEVSVYVVTAKKTALTNIKSAFKMANLTVNNFVLNSYATAISILDEQQRKFGATVINMGSTTTEFACYKGSSLIYNGFIPVGSNHITNDLSVMLHTPPIAAEKIKTEYGDLLKSDEELANKKVRTPRIGDEKNSSEVSLEYVQTIIHARVEEVLTLIKNNLGKSGIHESLGTGIVITGGMSKLVGVKELATLIFDNLPVKISNPINIKNGYMSFDDPKMATIVGLLLYSLETNRNFELDSNKNLIRKIKNVEQAATKAQPEEFAESIRAADIQKTVLNNKNKDVSEEDDSKLLPTLTKKDKNTGVKKLWNAITEWF, from the coding sequence TTGAACAAGACTCTTTTAGCAATTGATATTGGTTCATCGAATATTACTGCTGTAATTGCTAGAAATAATCTAGATTATAAGATTAATATTTTAGGGACAGGTTCATATAAAAGTGATGGTATAAACAAAGGAGTTATCTCAAATATTGAGTTAGCTTCTAAGTCTATAAAAGAAGCAGTTTCACTTGCAAGGAAAAATACAACTGAGCAGATTGAATCTACTGTGGTATCAATTTCAGGTTCATATACAAAGGGACTTAGAAGCTCAGGAAGTGTAAATATTCCAAATGGATTAATTACCGAGAATGAGATTAATCAAGTTATGCAAATGGCATTATACAATGCTACAATAATCCCTGAATATGAAGTGGTACATGTAATACCAATATTTTTTAAAATAGATGATTCAGCTGATGTAGAAAATCCATTAAATATGAATGGTTCTAGACTTGAAGTATCTGTTTATGTAGTGACTGCAAAAAAGACAGCTCTTACAAATATAAAATCTGCATTTAAAATGGCAAATTTAACAGTAAATAATTTTGTTTTAAACTCATATGCAACTGCAATCTCAATTTTAGATGAACAGCAAAGAAAGTTTGGTGCAACTGTAATAAATATGGGTTCTACAACTACAGAATTTGCATGTTATAAAGGTTCTTCTTTAATCTATAATGGATTTATTCCTGTTGGATCAAATCATATTACAAATGACCTATCAGTTATGCTTCACACTCCACCAATCGCAGCAGAAAAGATAAAAACGGAGTATGGAGATTTATTAAAATCAGATGAAGAATTAGCAAATAAAAAAGTAAGAACACCAAGAATTGGTGATGAAAAAAACTCTTCAGAGGTTTCTTTAGAATATGTACAAACAATTATTCATGCAAGAGTTGAAGAGGTTTTAACTTTAATAAAAAATAATTTAGGAAAAAGTGGGATTCATGAAAGCCTAGGAACAGGTATCGTGATTACTGGTGGAATGAGTAAATTAGTAGGGGTTAAAGAGTTAGCAACATTGATTTTTGATAACTTACCTGTTAAAATTTCTAATCCAATTAATATAAAAAATGGATATATGAGTTTTGATGACCCTAAAATGGCTACTATTGTAGGTTTATTACTTTACTCTTTAGAAACAAATAGAAATTTTGAACTTGATTCAAATAAAAATTTAATTAGAAAAATAAAAAATGTTGAGCAAGCAGCAACAAAAGCACAACCAGAAGAATTTGCTGAGTCTATACGTGCTGCTGATATCCAAAAAACTGTTTTAAATAATAAAAATAAAGATGTCAGTGAAGAAGATGATTCTAAATTATTACCAACTCTAACAAAAAAGGATAAGAACACTGGCGTTAAAAAATTGTGGAATGCAATTACGGAGTGGTTCTAA